One part of the Bacteroidota bacterium genome encodes these proteins:
- a CDS encoding mechanosensitive ion channel, translating to MSAQKIQILETLAILGIYVIAFFVIKTIINNALKNTQLQRARRKIIIKAVHLFTSIAVVIILTGIWGLEQNEIALFASTILTALGIAFFAQWSLLSNITSSVILFFNHPLKLGDTIKMLDKEYPLEGEVTELTYFFIHLKTTSGETITIPNSLLLQKSIAVIEKKTGK from the coding sequence ATGAGCGCCCAAAAAATACAAATCCTGGAAACCCTGGCCATTCTCGGCATATACGTGATTGCCTTTTTTGTTATCAAGACCATCATAAATAATGCATTAAAAAACACTCAACTTCAAAGAGCCAGAAGAAAGATAATTATAAAAGCAGTGCATCTATTTACATCCATTGCTGTCGTAATTATTCTTACAGGTATCTGGGGACTGGAGCAAAATGAAATTGCTTTATTTGCAAGTACAATTCTGACCGCATTAGGTATTGCTTTTTTTGCGCAATGGTCCTTGCTCTCTAATATTACATCGAGTGTCATACTATTCTTTAATCACCCTTTGAAATTAGGTGACACAATAAAAATGCTGGACAAAGAGTATCCCTTAGAGGGGGAAGTGACGGAGTTGACCTACTTTTTTATTCATCTGAAAACGACCAGCGGGGAGACGATAACTATCCCCAACTCACTGCTACTTCAAAAGTCGATAGCTGTAATTGAAAAAAAGACAGGGAAATAA
- a CDS encoding Fic family protein, which yields MELLPIEAIQVNQNKIKDIDHYVKSIYRLIIYSRHHMDDDLLNIYLEGVNTLKELLSIKNAQMEAQNEEEAEVYLKNLKISLDFVLEEIILQNNFEKEIQLFQLLRLVSPETNAIHPNRYRQTVVQIGAHICPDPYLVPPLVSELFFKIQSIRHPILRAIYFHHELIRIHPFADGNGRVTRIAKNWMLMYDLYPPIFINDAPQKKEYITTLGNSFRELEKQPHLWNPHTAAFFEQELDRLLLNSSLLYESINSIGINREKLTFKNEN from the coding sequence ATGGAATTATTACCAATAGAAGCTATTCAAGTCAATCAAAATAAGATCAAAGACATTGATCATTATGTAAAGTCTATTTACCGGCTAATTATTTATAGCCGACACCATATGGACGATGACTTATTAAACATTTATTTAGAGGGTGTCAATACTCTAAAGGAACTATTGAGTATAAAAAATGCTCAAATGGAAGCTCAAAACGAAGAGGAGGCAGAAGTATATTTGAAAAATTTAAAAATCTCACTTGATTTTGTTCTTGAGGAAATAATTTTGCAAAACAATTTTGAAAAAGAGATCCAATTATTTCAATTGCTTCGGTTGGTATCTCCTGAAACCAATGCTATACATCCAAATCGTTACCGGCAGACAGTCGTTCAAATTGGTGCTCATATATGTCCGGATCCGTATCTGGTCCCTCCCTTAGTTTCTGAACTTTTTTTTAAGATACAATCCATCCGTCATCCCATATTAAGAGCCATTTATTTTCATCACGAGCTCATTCGTATTCACCCCTTTGCTGATGGCAACGGCAGAGTAACAAGAATCGCAAAGAACTGGATGTTAATGTATGATTTATACCCGCCCATCTTCATAAATGATGCGCCGCAAAAAAAAGAATACATAACTACGCTGGGGAATAGCTTTAGGGAACTTGAAAAGCAACCTCATTTATGGAACCCGCATACAGCAGCCTTTTTTGAACAAGAACTTGATCGCTTGTTATTAAACTCCTCCTTGCTTTACGAAAGCATAAACAGTATTGGAATAAACAGAGAAAAATTGACTTTTAAGAATGAAAACTAA
- a CDS encoding LysR family transcriptional regulator, which yields MNFALNQLEILLKIVQTQSVTKASEELHLTQPAVSIQLKNFQNQFDIPLTEVVGRKIYITDFGREIAESAENILNQVYAINFKTMAFKGQLTGRLKISIVSTGKYVMPYFLSDFLLLHSGVELQLDVTNKTKVIESLDSNEVDFALVSVLPSHLNIEKLDLLQNKLYLVGNSKSKLKHGMKEKEIFEELPLIFREKGSGTRQTMEKYIERRNLSVLKKMELTSNEAVKQALLAGLGYSIMPLIGIRNELENNELTIIPMKGLPIKTTWSLIWLKGKKHSPVSQSFLENLKKDKSRIVNEKFSWYEHY from the coding sequence ATGAACTTTGCCTTAAATCAACTTGAAATACTTTTGAAGATCGTGCAAACGCAAAGTGTAACCAAAGCTTCTGAAGAGTTACATTTGACACAACCTGCTGTTTCTATTCAACTGAAAAATTTCCAAAATCAATTTGATATTCCATTAACAGAAGTGGTGGGCAGAAAAATTTACATTACTGACTTTGGAAGGGAGATTGCTGAATCGGCTGAAAATATTCTTAACCAGGTATATGCTATTAACTTTAAAACGATGGCATTCAAAGGTCAGCTGACCGGGCGATTGAAAATTTCAATCGTATCTACCGGGAAGTACGTAATGCCTTATTTTCTTTCAGATTTTCTGCTCTTGCATTCAGGTGTGGAGTTACAGTTGGATGTTACCAACAAGACCAAAGTGATTGAAAGTCTGGATAGCAATGAAGTGGATTTTGCACTGGTGTCTGTATTACCTTCACACTTAAATATCGAAAAACTTGACCTGCTTCAGAATAAATTGTATTTAGTGGGAAATTCGAAATCTAAGTTGAAGCATGGAATGAAAGAAAAGGAGATTTTTGAAGAGTTGCCTTTAATCTTTAGAGAGAAGGGCTCCGGTACGCGTCAAACGATGGAGAAATACATTGAAAGGAGGAACTTGTCGGTGTTGAAAAAAATGGAATTAACTTCCAACGAAGCTGTAAAACAGGCATTGTTGGCTGGCTTAGGATATTCAATAATGCCTTTAATAGGGATCAGAAACGAATTGGAAAATAATGAACTCACGATAATCCCTATGAAAGGACTACCCATTAAAACAACCTGGAGTTTAATATGGTTAAAAGGGAAGAAGCACTCGCCCGTTTCTCAATCTTTTTTAGAAAATTTGAAAAAGGATAAATCGAGAATCGTCAATGAAAAATTTAGCTGGTATGAACACTATTAA
- a CDS encoding PIN domain-containing protein — protein MMLKVFVDTDIILDLLAKRDPHYQYSAKLFSLADEDEIKVYVSSLSFSNLNYILSKQFTAVQARKKLLTFKTLVNVLSVSEKSVDLALNSDFNDFEDALQYFTALEFKISTLITRNLKDYKKADISVLTAEQFIKSM, from the coding sequence GTGATGTTAAAAGTTTTTGTTGACACCGATATTATTCTCGACTTATTAGCGAAGAGAGATCCGCATTATCAATATTCAGCAAAACTATTTTCATTAGCTGACGAAGATGAGATTAAAGTATATGTTTCTTCGCTTTCCTTTTCTAATTTAAATTATATATTATCCAAACAATTTACAGCTGTTCAAGCCAGAAAAAAATTGCTTACTTTTAAAACACTTGTCAATGTTTTAAGTGTAAGTGAAAAATCCGTTGACCTGGCACTAAATTCAGATTTTAACGATTTTGAGGACGCACTACAATACTTTACGGCATTAGAATTCAAAATTTCCACCTTAATTACACGGAATTTAAAAGATTATAAAAAGGCAGATATTTCTGTACTCACGGCAGAACAATTCATAAAGTCGATGTAG
- a CDS encoding adenylate/guanylate cyclase domain-containing protein gives MKLIILAGIFFLTIHPAHAQKEGQPLADSLEQVLKRADISETERVDVLAILAYEYRNLLPRKAIAFGEQAELLAKKIHYEKKLGEIYLCQAYAYGFFSDIIKSYELALLAVKYNTEFNVRDMLPLSKLVAIQFNPNTSNEKLHSVVLQLLPEVNTIQDKVWYIRTIGGFGNAFNSVNDTALSDSLIRLAIAESQKHNQKFMEAHNIARLSDLFFLRQQYDSCLYLSRKTNAYFESIQEKRICSENFGGFSDIFLAKAKTDKKYLDSALVYSNLSLQKAIEIEYQTRILGCYQQLYLIHKEKGDSKNTIKYLEKFISLNDSLYGQNARSKIEGIAIKQRDEIADAQLQLKDAEVAQQKIYSYAALSGIALITLLLFFVFKNYRNQKKSTEIIIHEKQRSEELLLNILPAEMAEELKTNGSTKAKAFTMVTVMFTDFKDFTGISEKVSAELLVDEIHHCFSAFDLILQKYKIEKIKTIGDAYMCASGLPVPTYTHALDMIQAAIEIRNYMLERKKEKEAKGEIPFLLRIGIHTGPVVAGIVGVKKYAYDIWGDTVNLAARMEQNSESGKINISGSTYELVKEKYNCVHRGKIQAKNKGEIEMYFVEG, from the coding sequence ATGAAACTAATTATTTTAGCAGGAATCTTTTTCCTTACAATTCATCCCGCCCACGCCCAAAAGGAAGGGCAACCTTTAGCTGACTCCCTGGAGCAGGTTTTAAAGAGAGCAGATATCTCTGAAACCGAAAGAGTGGATGTGTTGGCGATACTGGCGTACGAGTACCGCAATCTCTTGCCGCGCAAAGCCATTGCCTTTGGTGAACAGGCTGAACTTCTTGCTAAGAAAATTCATTACGAGAAGAAGCTGGGGGAAATATATTTATGTCAGGCCTATGCTTATGGATTTTTTAGTGATATAATTAAATCCTATGAATTGGCATTATTGGCGGTGAAGTACAATACAGAGTTTAATGTGAGGGATATGTTGCCGCTTTCAAAATTGGTGGCCATCCAATTTAATCCGAATACTTCAAACGAGAAATTACATAGTGTTGTCCTCCAACTATTGCCGGAAGTCAATACTATTCAGGACAAAGTATGGTATATACGAACCATCGGCGGATTCGGGAATGCATTCAATAGCGTGAACGATACTGCACTATCCGATAGTTTAATCCGCTTAGCTATAGCTGAATCCCAAAAACACAATCAGAAATTTATGGAGGCGCATAACATCGCCCGTTTATCGGATTTGTTTTTCCTAAGACAGCAGTATGACTCCTGTCTTTATTTATCAAGAAAAACGAATGCCTATTTTGAGTCCATTCAGGAGAAAAGAATTTGCTCTGAAAATTTCGGAGGGTTTTCAGATATCTTTTTAGCAAAAGCAAAGACGGATAAAAAGTACCTGGACAGCGCCCTGGTCTATTCCAATTTATCCCTGCAAAAGGCCATTGAGATAGAATATCAAACCCGAATTCTTGGTTGTTACCAGCAGCTATATTTAATACACAAAGAGAAAGGGGATTCAAAAAATACAATAAAATATCTTGAAAAATTCATTAGCTTAAACGATAGTCTCTACGGGCAAAATGCAAGAAGTAAAATAGAAGGCATTGCCATTAAGCAACGGGATGAAATAGCCGATGCTCAGCTTCAATTAAAGGATGCAGAAGTGGCGCAGCAAAAAATCTATTCCTATGCTGCATTATCGGGAATAGCCCTGATCACATTGTTGCTGTTCTTCGTTTTTAAAAATTACAGGAATCAAAAAAAGTCAACGGAAATTATTATCCACGAAAAGCAGCGCAGTGAGGAGTTGCTCCTGAACATCCTTCCCGCGGAAATGGCGGAAGAGTTAAAAACCAATGGCAGCACCAAAGCCAAAGCATTCACAATGGTCACCGTCATGTTCACCGACTTCAAGGACTTTACCGGTATCAGTGAAAAGGTAAGTGCAGAATTATTAGTGGATGAAATACATCATTGCTTCAGTGCCTTTGACCTGATTTTGCAGAAGTACAAAATAGAAAAGATAAAAACGATTGGTGACGCATATATGTGTGCGAGTGGTCTGCCCGTGCCCACTTATACGCATGCCCTGGACATGATCCAGGCGGCTATTGAAATCAGAAATTACATGCTGGAGCGCAAAAAAGAAAAAGAAGCAAAAGGTGAAATTCCATTTTTACTACGGATTGGTATTCATACCGGTCCTGTGGTAGCAGGAATTGTGGGAGTAAAGAAATATGCTTACGACATCTGGGGCGATACGGTCAACCTCGCTGCACGAATGGAACAAAACAGCGAGTCCGGGAAAATCAACATCAGTGGCAGCACTTATGAATTGGTGAAGGAAAAATACAACTGTGTCCACCGTGGAAAAATTCAGGCCAAGAACAAGGGAGAGATTGAGATGTACTTTGTTGAGGGGTGA
- a CDS encoding DUF86 domain-containing protein: protein MRGKFGDSARLKHMMDAIGEIETYLVNADFDTFMNNSMMRFACIKQMEIIGEASDHISEEIKTKFSEIEWAQIKGMRNIFVHEYFGIDSRLVWEIIQHDLPDLKNKVATILKH from the coding sequence ATGCGCGGTAAATTTGGAGACAGCGCCCGGTTGAAACATATGATGGATGCCATCGGCGAAATTGAAACTTATTTAGTGAATGCTGACTTTGATACATTCATGAATAACTCCATGATGCGCTTTGCCTGCATAAAGCAAATGGAAATTATTGGTGAAGCGAGTGATCATATTTCTGAAGAAATCAAAACCAAATTCTCTGAAATAGAATGGGCGCAAATTAAAGGAATGCGAAATATTTTTGTCCATGAATATTTTGGAATTGATTCCAGATTAGTTTGGGAAATAATTCAACATGATTTACCCGATCTGAAAAATAAAGTTGCCACCATCTTAAAACATTAA
- a CDS encoding nucleotidyltransferase domain-containing protein — protein sequence MKLDNSQLETLKAYFSTRPVLKAYLFGSYVRGLADELSDIDILVDLDYTQRIGLGFVQMQIDLEKMLKTKVDLVSSNGLSKHIKPIIDQEKQLIYAR from the coding sequence ATGAAGCTCGATAACTCACAGTTAGAAACACTCAAAGCATACTTTAGCACCCGACCGGTGCTTAAAGCGTATCTCTTTGGGTCGTATGTAAGGGGGCTGGCTGACGAACTGAGCGATATTGATATACTGGTTGACCTGGACTATACACAGCGAATTGGATTAGGGTTTGTACAAATGCAAATTGATTTGGAAAAGATGCTGAAAACCAAGGTAGATTTAGTTTCTTCAAATGGTTTATCAAAACATATTAAACCAATAATTGACCAGGAAAAGCAATTGATTTATGCGCGGTAA
- a CDS encoding nucleotidyl transferase AbiEii/AbiGii toxin family protein — protein sequence MKNATINKGIIKKIALALGELNNQVVYVGGATVSLYINDPAADDVRPTKDVDISLSISSVTELEKIRLELTMKGFKQTADDDVICRFRYEEVKVDVMNTKALGWAPANPWFAPGFALKELIKIEGQVIQILPLPYFLATKFAAYNSRGKNEPRTSHDFEDIVYVLDNRVDIVEQLLKSPKDVKSFLTNELKSILSDKNKQEAISGNLFYETRNERLNMILDKLNEIVNTINDHNSSENKK from the coding sequence ATGAAGAATGCCACCATTAATAAAGGTATTATCAAAAAAATTGCTCTCGCACTTGGTGAATTGAACAATCAGGTAGTGTATGTGGGTGGTGCTACAGTTAGTTTATATATCAATGACCCGGCAGCTGACGACGTGCGCCCAACCAAAGATGTGGATATTAGCCTATCCATCTCAAGTGTTACAGAGTTGGAAAAAATAAGGCTAGAATTAACAATGAAGGGTTTTAAACAAACTGCCGATGATGATGTAATATGTCGGTTCCGATATGAAGAAGTAAAGGTGGATGTAATGAATACCAAAGCTCTTGGATGGGCCCCGGCTAATCCGTGGTTTGCTCCCGGCTTTGCTTTAAAAGAACTCATTAAAATTGAAGGACAAGTCATTCAAATATTGCCCCTACCCTATTTCCTAGCGACAAAATTTGCAGCATACAACAGCAGAGGAAAGAATGAGCCAAGAACGAGTCATGATTTTGAAGATATTGTTTACGTTCTCGATAACAGAGTCGATATCGTGGAGCAATTATTAAAATCTCCAAAAGATGTTAAATCCTTTTTAACGAACGAACTTAAAAGTATCCTGTCCGACAAGAATAAACAAGAAGCCATTTCAGGCAACTTATTTTATGAAACCCGTAATGAACGATTAAACATGATTTTGGATAAATTAAATGAAATAGTAAATACTATTAACGATCACAATAGCTCAGAGAACAAAAAGTAG
- a CDS encoding Bro-N domain-containing protein, giving the protein MDNKQNEIKIFEDKKVRTLWEAEQEKWYFSIVDVVAVLTDSQNPRKYWSVLKTRLKAEGSQLATNCSQLKMQSADGKFYLTDVADTEQLFRLIQSIPSPKAEPFKLWLAQVAAERLDEMQDPELSIDRALEQYLKLGYSESWINQRLKSIEIRKELTDEWKKRGLKEGVQFATLTDIITKTWADKTTTEYKILKGLKKENLRDNMTNTELILNMLAEASTKDISEAVAPKDFEESKKVAKQGGNVAKVARKELEAKTGKKVVSALNAKSTLGLPNKTKNKK; this is encoded by the coding sequence ATGGATAATAAACAAAATGAAATAAAAATATTTGAGGATAAAAAAGTCAGAACGCTATGGGAAGCAGAGCAGGAGAAATGGTATTTTTCTATAGTGGATGTCGTTGCCGTTTTAACAGATAGTCAAAATCCAAGAAAGTATTGGAGTGTGCTAAAAACACGTCTAAAAGCAGAAGGAAGTCAGTTGGCTACAAATTGTAGTCAACTGAAAATGCAGTCGGCAGATGGCAAATTTTATCTAACCGATGTTGCCGATACCGAACAACTATTTCGACTGATACAATCAATCCCATCACCTAAAGCCGAACCTTTTAAGCTGTGGTTGGCACAAGTGGCTGCCGAAAGATTGGATGAAATGCAAGACCCGGAACTGAGCATTGACAGGGCTTTGGAGCAATACCTGAAATTGGGCTATTCCGAAAGCTGGATAAACCAACGGCTTAAAAGCATAGAAATACGCAAAGAGCTCACGGATGAATGGAAAAAAAGAGGGCTGAAAGAAGGCGTTCAGTTTGCTACACTTACGGATATTATCACCAAAACATGGGCAGATAAAACCACTACAGAGTATAAAATTCTAAAAGGGCTAAAGAAGGAGAACTTACGCGACAACATGACCAACACCGAGCTGATATTGAACATGCTTGCAGAAGCATCCACTAAAGATATATCAGAAGCTGTAGCGCCCAAAGATTTTGAAGAAAGCAAAAAGGTGGCGAAGCAAGGCGGCAATGTGGCAAAAGTGGCCCGGAAAGAATTGGAAGCTAAAACGGGTAAGAAAGTAGTTTCGGCATTAAATGCAAAATCAACTTTGGGCTTGCCTAATAAAACCAAGAATAAGAAGTAA
- a CDS encoding DUF1998 domain-containing protein → MPAKRPIRRSQLISPWGVGQMINFPKDESLMVVGLDMWEEKFRTITELDEFKIQEPRLAKRLGVKEFRLPPDFRDPGPGVTNPSLKIPFVRFPRWHYCTSCGHMEKVSIYDSQKPTCTGVSFGSGRSCSDKTERQRQKLIPVRFIAICPHGHIEDFPFLEWVHGGTQPEGEHNLRLRAGRSSGALSGIEITCSCGAHKTMAGAFNEQSLTKIGVTCSGGRPWLGEEAERNNTTHCGQHLIVVQKGASNVYFSQVRSSIYLPQWEKSVDRRLVEVLEKNWGFLTTGMENGNFQRMRFELVAERNFAEDKKELYTEKLLEAATKRISGADSSNTDDSEEKYRKMEYDAILAEAGGENQDFFVSKNPANAYDDSETGGAISTGLTSIGLLHKLRETRAFVGFSRWLPDDGKTLDAKKDFIKLGRSITWLPAMVVRGEGVFFEFSEKRLKEWVTKKEVIARAKFLSYNYNKPREAKGQKRREIKPEFVLIHTFAHLVINQFSYECGYGSSALRERIYCNLEFPNEVMNGVLIYTASGDSEGSLGGLVRQGKPGNLETIVYNAIENARWCSSDPICIDSHGQGPNSCNLAACHNCALLPETCCEESNMLLDRAMLIGELDNPSIGYFNFK, encoded by the coding sequence ATGCCCGCAAAAAGACCTATAAGACGCTCACAATTAATTTCTCCTTGGGGAGTTGGGCAGATGATTAACTTTCCCAAAGATGAGTCATTAATGGTAGTCGGTCTTGATATGTGGGAAGAAAAATTCAGAACCATTACTGAGTTAGATGAATTCAAAATACAAGAACCAAGACTTGCGAAAAGATTAGGAGTAAAGGAATTTCGATTACCTCCAGATTTCAGAGACCCAGGGCCAGGTGTTACAAATCCATCATTAAAAATTCCATTCGTTAGATTTCCTCGTTGGCATTATTGTACAAGTTGCGGTCACATGGAGAAAGTATCAATTTACGATTCTCAGAAACCAACTTGCACTGGTGTTTCATTTGGTTCAGGAAGGTCATGTTCCGATAAAACAGAAAGGCAAAGACAAAAATTAATTCCTGTTCGGTTTATTGCAATTTGCCCACATGGACACATTGAAGACTTTCCTTTCCTGGAATGGGTTCACGGTGGAACACAACCTGAAGGAGAACACAATTTAAGATTGAGGGCAGGTAGAAGTTCAGGTGCATTATCAGGTATTGAAATTACTTGCAGTTGCGGAGCACATAAAACAATGGCAGGAGCATTCAACGAACAATCACTTACAAAGATTGGTGTTACTTGTTCCGGTGGCAGACCGTGGTTAGGTGAAGAAGCAGAAAGAAATAACACAACACATTGCGGACAACATTTAATCGTAGTTCAAAAAGGTGCATCCAATGTTTACTTCTCACAAGTTCGCAGTTCAATCTATTTGCCTCAATGGGAAAAATCAGTTGACAGAAGATTGGTTGAAGTGTTGGAAAAGAATTGGGGATTTCTGACAACAGGAATGGAGAACGGAAATTTTCAACGAATGAGATTTGAATTAGTTGCAGAAAGAAATTTTGCAGAGGATAAAAAAGAACTCTACACAGAAAAATTATTGGAAGCAGCTACAAAAAGAATTTCCGGTGCTGACAGTTCAAACACTGATGATTCAGAGGAGAAATATAGAAAAATGGAGTATGATGCGATACTTGCAGAAGCCGGAGGAGAAAACCAGGATTTCTTTGTTTCAAAAAATCCGGCGAACGCTTATGATGATTCAGAAACAGGTGGAGCAATCAGCACAGGTTTAACAAGCATTGGATTATTACACAAGCTGAGAGAGACAAGAGCATTTGTAGGTTTTTCAAGATGGCTTCCTGATGATGGAAAAACTTTAGATGCGAAAAAGGATTTTATAAAACTTGGCAGAAGTATCACTTGGCTTCCAGCAATGGTTGTAAGAGGTGAAGGAGTGTTCTTTGAGTTTAGTGAAAAGCGATTGAAAGAATGGGTAACAAAAAAAGAAGTGATTGCAAGAGCAAAGTTTTTATCTTACAATTACAACAAACCACGAGAAGCGAAAGGACAAAAGCGAAGGGAAATAAAACCGGAGTTTGTTTTGATTCACACCTTTGCTCATTTAGTCATTAACCAATTTAGCTATGAATGTGGTTACGGAAGTTCTGCATTGCGTGAAAGAATTTATTGCAATCTTGAATTTCCAAACGAAGTGATGAACGGAGTTTTGATTTACACCGCATCAGGAGATTCAGAAGGTTCTTTAGGTGGACTAGTAAGGCAAGGAAAGCCCGGTAATCTTGAAACGATAGTGTACAACGCAATTGAAAATGCAAGGTGGTGCTCAAGCGACCCTATTTGCATTGATAGTCACGGACAAGGTCCGAACTCTTGCAATCTTGCAGCTTGTCATAATTGTGCTTTGTTGCCGGAAACTTGTTGCGAAGAATCAAACATGTTACTTGACAGAGCAATGTTGATAGGAGAATTAGACAACCCTTCAATTGGATATTTTAATTTCAAGTAA
- a CDS encoding ATP-binding domain-containing protein, giving the protein MPNTNDLNLLCNLLRGDFERVRTVKERLTEFDKEVKQYTEEQYRILDSIQLNERSVTQGSAGTGKTMIALESAVRAASEGKTVFLTCYNRLIGEWMQKQVEEWKDKITVSSLHSFLFEQSKGFDYDKSQSSKQIFYTKYLPTLLKNIYQKGISKKFDKLIVDEGQDLIREEYLSLFDSMVTGGLENGDWEIYGDFERQAIYAQLSKLEMIDLLKSSGQHSNFLLKINCRNTKQVGEETSLISGFEKPPFLLEHLEGIPVEYLFYKDEAEQKKLLAEQLKNLSESKLPLHELIIISPRKFENSCPNSFSGFTIREIKNTNEIAATQNFFGFATVQSYKGMESNYVVITDIEDLTSEVAKSLLYVGMSRARYGLILLIAESKRNDYRELLKRKLN; this is encoded by the coding sequence TTGCCAAATACAAACGATTTGAATTTGTTGTGTAATTTATTAAGAGGAGATTTTGAAAGAGTGCGAACAGTTAAAGAACGTTTGACAGAGTTTGATAAGGAAGTAAAACAATACACAGAGGAACAATACAGAATTCTTGATTCAATTCAACTCAATGAGAGAAGCGTAACACAAGGAAGTGCCGGAACAGGAAAGACAATGATTGCTCTTGAATCAGCAGTGAGAGCAGCGTCAGAAGGCAAAACAGTTTTTCTTACCTGCTACAACCGTTTAATTGGTGAGTGGATGCAAAAGCAAGTTGAAGAATGGAAAGACAAAATAACAGTTTCAAGTTTACACAGTTTTTTATTTGAGCAATCAAAAGGTTTTGATTACGATAAATCGCAAAGCAGCAAACAAATTTTTTACACAAAGTATTTACCGACATTGTTGAAGAACATTTATCAAAAAGGAATCAGCAAGAAGTTTGACAAGTTGATAGTTGATGAAGGTCAGGACTTAATTAGAGAAGAATATTTGAGTTTGTTTGATTCAATGGTAACAGGCGGTTTAGAAAATGGAGATTGGGAAATTTACGGTGACTTTGAAAGGCAAGCAATCTATGCACAGCTTTCAAAATTGGAAATGATTGACTTGCTTAAAAGTTCAGGACAACATTCCAACTTTCTTTTGAAAATAAATTGCCGAAACACAAAACAAGTTGGAGAAGAAACTTCTTTGATTTCAGGATTTGAAAAGCCACCTTTTTTACTTGAACATTTAGAAGGTATTCCAGTTGAATATCTTTTCTACAAAGACGAAGCAGAGCAAAAGAAATTATTAGCTGAGCAGTTGAAAAATCTTTCCGAAAGCAAATTGCCATTGCATGAATTGATAATTATTTCACCAAGAAAGTTTGAGAACTCATGTCCCAATTCATTTTCCGGTTTTACAATCAGAGAAATAAAAAACACAAATGAGATTGCAGCCACACAAAATTTCTTTGGCTTTGCAACAGTCCAATCATACAAGGGAATGGAAAGCAATTATGTTGTGATTACAGACATTGAAGATTTGACAAGTGAAGTTGCAAAGTCATTGTTGTATGTTGGAATGAGCAGAGCAAGATATGGTTTGATATTGCTCATTGCGGAATCAAAGCGAAACGATTACCGAGAGCTTCTAAAAAGAAAACTCAATTAA
- a CDS encoding NERD domain-containing protein — MAKLLPPYIDKNCKSTGEKMLFEILKNSPFSKDWIVLHSLNLSQHTVRLYGEIDFLILIPGGGIFVMEVKGGDVKCIDGVWHYTNKFNVTNTSNVGPFNQARDAMFSLRSAIEKEFGRGHKFTKVLSGFLCAFPHISFDKHSVEYEPWQILDKDSMQNGIENFFKNLVQQFTQKHRGKDGFQKKILCQIQTI, encoded by the coding sequence ATGGCGAAACTATTACCACCATACATAGACAAGAATTGCAAAAGCACAGGTGAGAAAATGCTGTTTGAAATTCTCAAGAACAGCCCTTTCTCTAAAGATTGGATTGTGTTGCACTCACTTAACTTATCTCAACACACGGTTCGCTTGTATGGTGAAATTGATTTTCTGATTTTAATTCCTGGCGGTGGAATTTTCGTGATGGAAGTAAAAGGCGGTGATGTAAAATGTATTGATGGTGTTTGGCATTACACAAACAAATTCAATGTCACAAACACAAGCAATGTGGGACCGTTCAATCAGGCAAGGGATGCAATGTTTTCATTGCGTTCCGCAATTGAAAAAGAATTTGGCAGAGGACACAAGTTCACAAAAGTTTTATCCGGTTTTCTTTGTGCGTTTCCTCACATCAGTTTTGACAAGCACAGTGTTGAATATGAACCTTGGCAAATACTTGATAAAGATTCAATGCAAAACGGAATAGAAAATTTCTTCAAGAATTTAGTTCAGCAGTTTACACAAAAGCACAGAGGCAAAGATGGTTTTCAGAAAAAGATTCTTTGCCAAATACAAACGATTTGA